One genomic window of Halictus rubicundus isolate RS-2024b chromosome 12, iyHalRubi1_principal, whole genome shotgun sequence includes the following:
- the Myo61f gene encoding unconventional myosin 61F isoform X1 codes for MRRSEEGAVADTGGGVSDSGSRPEVLKSSHEVRRKMERGLHERDRVGVQDFVLLEDFQSEAAFIDNLRKRFNEDLIYTYIGQVLVSVNPYKKLPIYDPATIQYYHGRNFFEAPPHIFALADTAYQSLSKENLDQCILISGESGSGKTEASKKVLEFIAAATGHKKQVEEVNDKLIGSNPVLEAFGNAKTNRNDNSSRFGKYMDIQFNFQGDPIGGNILNYLLEKSRVVHQFTGERNFHIFYQMLAGASDETLMKLFLKRNLDTYYYLSNGTKGTVDSIDDGSQYKEVIKAMKTMEMNQQEQDDLFSIVASVLHLGNVGFTEEDGIAQILKPGSVEAVATLLGCDVKQLADAFTHRTIDARGDVVVSPLNRELAIYARDALAKAVYDRLFTWLVTRLNKSLQPVRDPPRKMVIGILDIYGFEIFQKNSFEQFCINYCNEKLQQLFIQLTLKSEQEEYLREGIAWENVQYFNNKVICDLIEEKHKGIISLMDEECLRPGDPTDLSFLEKLNVNLNNHPHYISHMKADLQTQKLMGRDEFRLVHYAGDVTYNVRGFLEKNNDLLFRDLREVMSHTTNSITKNVFDVKDLTSKKRPETAITQFKNSLNNLVEILMGKEPSYIRCIKPNDYKTPHQFNDKIVLHQVKYLGLMENLRVRRAGFAYRRPYEQFLQRYKSLCPQTWPNYHGSAKDGVQILVCTLGFEHEEYRMGNTKLFIRFPKTLFDTEDAFQMKKHDIAAIIQSKWKCILARRRYLRLKKAAIVFQKNIRRWIAIREAERRRKAVITIRRFIKGFITRNGPPTEINVAFIELAKSQWLIKLSKKLPAGVLNNYWPPCPYSCREASEHLRVIYKKWKARNYRLALSKEEKEQFELKILAESLFKGKKKSYAKSLGPRFQIDRLGADHKALRQSFISNILPRDETIKYATPVIKYDRHGYKPRERVLILTENAVYILDTLKTFKLKHRLPYKSIEELVVTGESDNLLIVRIPPELKKDKGDLILEVPHIIEALTKAIDITNNLNILKIVHTESVSHKLVSGKEGVIEFKTGTTPAISKNRQSGHLLVVNTNSAA; via the exons ATGCGGAGAAG cgAGGAAGGTGCGGTCGCCGACACTGGGGGCGGTGTGAGCGATTCCGGCAGCAGACCGGAAGTCCTCAAGAGCAGCCACGAGGTACGCAGGAAGATGGAGCGTGGTCTGCACGAGCGGGACCGCGTCGGCGTCCAGGACTTCGTCCTCCTCGAGGACTTTCAGAGCGAGGCGGCGTTCATCGATAATTTGCGGAAACGCTTCAACGAAGATCTAATTTAC ACGTACATCGGTCAAGTACTCGTTTCCGTAAATCCTTATAAGAAGTTGCCGATCTACGATCCAGCAACGATCCAGTACTATCATGGACGGAATTTCTTCGAGGCTCCTCCGCACAT TTTCGCTCTGGCAGACACCGCGTATCAATCTTTGTCGAAGGAGAACTTGGATCAATGTATTCTCATCTCAG GCGAATCCGGTTCGGGGAAGACCGAGGCTTCGAAGAAGGTCCTCGAATTTATCGCGGCCGCTACGGGTCACAAGAAGCAAGTGGAGGAAGTAAACGATAAATTGATCGGTAGCAATCCCGTgctcgaagcgttcggaaacgCGAAAACTAATCGCAATGATAACTCGTCCCGTTTCGGCAAGTACATGGATATCCAATTTAATTTCCAG GGAGATCCAATCGGTGGAAACATACTGAATTACCTGCTCGAGAAGTCGCGAGTCGTGCATCAATTCACGGGAGAGaggaattttcatattttctatcAAATGCTCGCCGGAGCCAGCGATGAAACGCTCATGAAACTGTTCCTCAAGAGAAATTTGGACACCTATTATTACCTCTCGAACGGA ACGAAGGGCACTGTGGACAGCATCGATGATGGCAGCCAGTACAAGGAGGTGATAAAGGCAATGAAGACTATGGAGATGAACCAACAAGAACAAGATGATTTATTTTCCATAGTCGCCTCTGTATTGCATTTGGGAAACGTTGGTTTCACCGAGGAGGATGGCATCGCTCAGATTTTGAAGCCTGGCTCTGTAGAAGCTGTTGCCACT TTACTGGGATGCGACGTGAAACAATTAGCGGATGCGTTTACACACCGCACAATAGACGCCCGCGGCGACGTGGTCGTATCCCCGTTGAACAGGGAGCTGGCAATTTATGCACGCGATGCACTGGCCAAAGCCGTATACGACAGACTGTTCACGTGGCTCGTGACCAGGTTGAATAAATCATTGCAACCGGTCCGTGATCCTCCGCGCAAGATGGTCATAGGAATCCTGGATATATATGGGTTTGAAATCTTCCAAAAGAACAG CTTCGAGCAGTTCTGTATAAATTATTGTAACGAGAAGTTGCAACAGTTGTTCATTCAACTGACGCTGAAGTCCGAGCAGGAGGAGTACTTGCGGGAGGGCATCGCCTGGGAGAATGTTCAATATTTCAACAACAAAGTGATTTGCGACCTGATCGAGGAGAAGCACAAAG GTATAATATCGTTGATGGACGAGGAGTGTCTTCGTCCCGGTGATCCAACTGACCTAAGCTTTCTGGAAAAGTTGAACGTCAATCTGAATAATCATCCTCACTACATAAGCCACATGAAGGCGGACCTGCAGACCCAGAAGCTTATGGGGCGAGAC GAATTCAGATTAGTGCATTACGCTGGCGACGTAACGTACAATGTCCGAGGATTTCTTGAGAAGAACAATGACCTGCTGTTCAGAGATTTGCGCGAAGTAATGTCGCACACAACCAATTCGATCACCAAG AACGTGTTTGATGTGAAAGACTTGACTAGCAAGAAGCGACCAGAGACGGCTATCACACAGTTTAAGAACAGTTTGAACAACCTTGTGGAGATCCTCATGGGCAAGGAACCTTCCTACATTCGTTGCATCAAACCTAATGACTATAAAACGCCCC ATCAATTCAACGATAAGATAGTACTGCATCAAGTGAAGTATCTGGGTCTTATGGAGAATTTACGAGTTAGGCGAGCTGGTTTTGCCTACAGGAGACCATACGAACAGTTCTTGCAACGTTACAAGTCTCTCTGTCCACAAACATGGCCCAATTATCATGGCTCAGCCAAAGATGGCGTCCAAATCCTCGTCTGTACCCTTGGATTTGAACATGAGGAATATCGGATGGGCAA CACAAAATTGTTCATTCGATTCCCCAAGACGTTATTCGACACAGAGGATGCCTTCCAGATGAAGAAACACGATATAGCTGCTATTATTCAGAGCAAATGGAAATGTATATTAGCGAGACGAAGATATTTGAGGTTGAAGAAGGCGGCCATCGTGTTCCAGAAGAATATTCGAAGATGGATTGCGATACGCGAGGCTGAAAGAAGACGAAAAGCAGTTATTACCATTCGAAG GTTTATCAAAGGATTCATCACGCGAAATGGACCACCGACTGAAATTAACGTGGCGTTCATTGAATTGGCAAAGTCGCAGTGGTTGATCAAGCTCTCTAAGAAACTTCCTGCTGGCGTTTTGAATAACTATTGGCCACCGTGTCCTTACTCCTGTCGAGAA GCCTCCGAACACCTACGagttatttacaaaaaatggaAAGCGCGTAATTACAGACTGGCCTTGTCCAAGGAAGAAAAGGAGCAGttcgaattgaaaattttgGCAGAATCTCTGTtcaaagggaaaaagaaatcgtACGCGAAGAGTTTGGGACCGAGATTCCAAATTGATCGGCTCGGCGCAGATCACAAAGCGCTCAGACAGAGTTTCATCAGCAATATTCTTCCCAGAGACGAAACTATAAAG TACGCGACTCCTGTTATTAAATACGATCGACATGGATACAAGCCACGTGAAAGGGTTCTAATTTTAACGGAGAACGCAGTATATATTTTGGACACATTGAAAACGTTTAAACTTAAGCACAGACTACCTTACAAGTCCATAGAAGAATTGGTGGTCACTGGAGAATCGGATAATTTACTGATTGTCAGGATACCGCCTGAGTTGAAGAAAGACAAG GGAGATTTAATATTGGAAGTACCACACATAATAGAAGCACTAACGAAAGCAATTGACATCACTAACAATCTAAATATCCTTAAAATTGTGCACACGGAATC GGTTTCACACAAACTAGTCAGCGGTAAGGAAGGCGTAATCGAGTTCAAAACGGGTACAACACCAGCCATCAGTAAAAACAGACAAAGCGGACACTTGCTGGTGGTAAATACAAACTCTGCAGCATGA
- the Myo61f gene encoding unconventional myosin 61F isoform X3 gives MRRSEEGAVADTGGGVSDSGSRPEVLKSSHEVRRKMERGLHERDRVGVQDFVLLEDFQSEAAFIDNLRKRFNEDLIYTYIGQVLVSVNPYKKLPIYDPATIQYYHGRNFFEAPPHIFALADTAYQSLSKENLDQCILISGESGSGKTEASKKVLEFIAAATGHKKQVEEVNDKLIGSNPVLEAFGNAKTNRNDNSSRFGKYMDIQFNFQGDPIGGNILNYLLEKSRVVHQFTGERNFHIFYQMLAGASDETLMKLFLKRNLDTYYYLSNGTKGTVDSIDDGSQYKEVIKAMKTMEMNQQEQDDLFSIVASVLHLGNVGFTEEDGIAQILKPGSVEAVATLLGCDVKQLADAFTHRTIDARGDVVVSPLNRELAIYARDALAKAVYDRLFTWLVTRLNKSLQPVRDPPRKMVIGILDIYGFEIFQKNSFEQFCINYCNEKLQQLFIQLTLKSEQEEYLREGIAWENVQYFNNKVICDLIEEKHKGIISLMDEECLRPGDPTDLSFLEKLNVNLNNHPHYISHMKADLQTQKLMGRDEFRLVHYAGDVTYNVRGFLEKNNDLLFRDLREVMSHTTNSITKNVFDVKDLTSKKRPETAITQFKNSLNNLVEILMGKEPSYIRCIKPNDYKTPHQFNDKIVLHQVKYLGLMENLRVRRAGFAYRRPYEQFLQRYKSLCPQTWPNYHGSAKDGVQILVCTLGFEHEEYRMGNTKLFIRFPKTLFDTEDAFQMKKHDIAAIIQSKWKCILARRRYLRLKKAAIVFQKNIRRWIAIREAERRRKAVITIRRFIKGFITRNGPPTEINVAFIELAKSQWLIKLSKKLPAGVLNNYWPPCPYSCREASEHLRVIYKKWKARNYRLALSKEEKEQFELKILAESLFKGKKKSYAKSLGPRFQIDRLGADHKALRQSFISNILPRDETIKYATPVIKYDRHGYKPRERVLILTENAVYILDTLKTFKLKHRLPYKSIEELVVTGESDNLLIVRIPPELKKDKGDLILEVPHIIEALTKAIDITNNLNILKIVHTESVSHKLVSGKEGVIEFKTGTTPAISKNRQSGHLLVVASP, from the exons ATGCGGAGAAG cgAGGAAGGTGCGGTCGCCGACACTGGGGGCGGTGTGAGCGATTCCGGCAGCAGACCGGAAGTCCTCAAGAGCAGCCACGAGGTACGCAGGAAGATGGAGCGTGGTCTGCACGAGCGGGACCGCGTCGGCGTCCAGGACTTCGTCCTCCTCGAGGACTTTCAGAGCGAGGCGGCGTTCATCGATAATTTGCGGAAACGCTTCAACGAAGATCTAATTTAC ACGTACATCGGTCAAGTACTCGTTTCCGTAAATCCTTATAAGAAGTTGCCGATCTACGATCCAGCAACGATCCAGTACTATCATGGACGGAATTTCTTCGAGGCTCCTCCGCACAT TTTCGCTCTGGCAGACACCGCGTATCAATCTTTGTCGAAGGAGAACTTGGATCAATGTATTCTCATCTCAG GCGAATCCGGTTCGGGGAAGACCGAGGCTTCGAAGAAGGTCCTCGAATTTATCGCGGCCGCTACGGGTCACAAGAAGCAAGTGGAGGAAGTAAACGATAAATTGATCGGTAGCAATCCCGTgctcgaagcgttcggaaacgCGAAAACTAATCGCAATGATAACTCGTCCCGTTTCGGCAAGTACATGGATATCCAATTTAATTTCCAG GGAGATCCAATCGGTGGAAACATACTGAATTACCTGCTCGAGAAGTCGCGAGTCGTGCATCAATTCACGGGAGAGaggaattttcatattttctatcAAATGCTCGCCGGAGCCAGCGATGAAACGCTCATGAAACTGTTCCTCAAGAGAAATTTGGACACCTATTATTACCTCTCGAACGGA ACGAAGGGCACTGTGGACAGCATCGATGATGGCAGCCAGTACAAGGAGGTGATAAAGGCAATGAAGACTATGGAGATGAACCAACAAGAACAAGATGATTTATTTTCCATAGTCGCCTCTGTATTGCATTTGGGAAACGTTGGTTTCACCGAGGAGGATGGCATCGCTCAGATTTTGAAGCCTGGCTCTGTAGAAGCTGTTGCCACT TTACTGGGATGCGACGTGAAACAATTAGCGGATGCGTTTACACACCGCACAATAGACGCCCGCGGCGACGTGGTCGTATCCCCGTTGAACAGGGAGCTGGCAATTTATGCACGCGATGCACTGGCCAAAGCCGTATACGACAGACTGTTCACGTGGCTCGTGACCAGGTTGAATAAATCATTGCAACCGGTCCGTGATCCTCCGCGCAAGATGGTCATAGGAATCCTGGATATATATGGGTTTGAAATCTTCCAAAAGAACAG CTTCGAGCAGTTCTGTATAAATTATTGTAACGAGAAGTTGCAACAGTTGTTCATTCAACTGACGCTGAAGTCCGAGCAGGAGGAGTACTTGCGGGAGGGCATCGCCTGGGAGAATGTTCAATATTTCAACAACAAAGTGATTTGCGACCTGATCGAGGAGAAGCACAAAG GTATAATATCGTTGATGGACGAGGAGTGTCTTCGTCCCGGTGATCCAACTGACCTAAGCTTTCTGGAAAAGTTGAACGTCAATCTGAATAATCATCCTCACTACATAAGCCACATGAAGGCGGACCTGCAGACCCAGAAGCTTATGGGGCGAGAC GAATTCAGATTAGTGCATTACGCTGGCGACGTAACGTACAATGTCCGAGGATTTCTTGAGAAGAACAATGACCTGCTGTTCAGAGATTTGCGCGAAGTAATGTCGCACACAACCAATTCGATCACCAAG AACGTGTTTGATGTGAAAGACTTGACTAGCAAGAAGCGACCAGAGACGGCTATCACACAGTTTAAGAACAGTTTGAACAACCTTGTGGAGATCCTCATGGGCAAGGAACCTTCCTACATTCGTTGCATCAAACCTAATGACTATAAAACGCCCC ATCAATTCAACGATAAGATAGTACTGCATCAAGTGAAGTATCTGGGTCTTATGGAGAATTTACGAGTTAGGCGAGCTGGTTTTGCCTACAGGAGACCATACGAACAGTTCTTGCAACGTTACAAGTCTCTCTGTCCACAAACATGGCCCAATTATCATGGCTCAGCCAAAGATGGCGTCCAAATCCTCGTCTGTACCCTTGGATTTGAACATGAGGAATATCGGATGGGCAA CACAAAATTGTTCATTCGATTCCCCAAGACGTTATTCGACACAGAGGATGCCTTCCAGATGAAGAAACACGATATAGCTGCTATTATTCAGAGCAAATGGAAATGTATATTAGCGAGACGAAGATATTTGAGGTTGAAGAAGGCGGCCATCGTGTTCCAGAAGAATATTCGAAGATGGATTGCGATACGCGAGGCTGAAAGAAGACGAAAAGCAGTTATTACCATTCGAAG GTTTATCAAAGGATTCATCACGCGAAATGGACCACCGACTGAAATTAACGTGGCGTTCATTGAATTGGCAAAGTCGCAGTGGTTGATCAAGCTCTCTAAGAAACTTCCTGCTGGCGTTTTGAATAACTATTGGCCACCGTGTCCTTACTCCTGTCGAGAA GCCTCCGAACACCTACGagttatttacaaaaaatggaAAGCGCGTAATTACAGACTGGCCTTGTCCAAGGAAGAAAAGGAGCAGttcgaattgaaaattttgGCAGAATCTCTGTtcaaagggaaaaagaaatcgtACGCGAAGAGTTTGGGACCGAGATTCCAAATTGATCGGCTCGGCGCAGATCACAAAGCGCTCAGACAGAGTTTCATCAGCAATATTCTTCCCAGAGACGAAACTATAAAG TACGCGACTCCTGTTATTAAATACGATCGACATGGATACAAGCCACGTGAAAGGGTTCTAATTTTAACGGAGAACGCAGTATATATTTTGGACACATTGAAAACGTTTAAACTTAAGCACAGACTACCTTACAAGTCCATAGAAGAATTGGTGGTCACTGGAGAATCGGATAATTTACTGATTGTCAGGATACCGCCTGAGTTGAAGAAAGACAAG GGAGATTTAATATTGGAAGTACCACACATAATAGAAGCACTAACGAAAGCAATTGACATCACTAACAATCTAAATATCCTTAAAATTGTGCACACGGAATC GGTTTCACACAAACTAGTCAGCGGTAAGGAAGGCGTAATCGAGTTCAAAACGGGTACAACACCAGCCATCAGTAAAAACAGACAAAGCGGACACTTGCTGGTG GTGGCATCTCCATAA
- the Myo61f gene encoding unconventional myosin 61F isoform X2: MGEEGAVADTGGGVSDSGSRPEVLKSSHEVRRKMERGLHERDRVGVQDFVLLEDFQSEAAFIDNLRKRFNEDLIYTYIGQVLVSVNPYKKLPIYDPATIQYYHGRNFFEAPPHIFALADTAYQSLSKENLDQCILISGESGSGKTEASKKVLEFIAAATGHKKQVEEVNDKLIGSNPVLEAFGNAKTNRNDNSSRFGKYMDIQFNFQGDPIGGNILNYLLEKSRVVHQFTGERNFHIFYQMLAGASDETLMKLFLKRNLDTYYYLSNGTKGTVDSIDDGSQYKEVIKAMKTMEMNQQEQDDLFSIVASVLHLGNVGFTEEDGIAQILKPGSVEAVATLLGCDVKQLADAFTHRTIDARGDVVVSPLNRELAIYARDALAKAVYDRLFTWLVTRLNKSLQPVRDPPRKMVIGILDIYGFEIFQKNSFEQFCINYCNEKLQQLFIQLTLKSEQEEYLREGIAWENVQYFNNKVICDLIEEKHKGIISLMDEECLRPGDPTDLSFLEKLNVNLNNHPHYISHMKADLQTQKLMGRDEFRLVHYAGDVTYNVRGFLEKNNDLLFRDLREVMSHTTNSITKNVFDVKDLTSKKRPETAITQFKNSLNNLVEILMGKEPSYIRCIKPNDYKTPHQFNDKIVLHQVKYLGLMENLRVRRAGFAYRRPYEQFLQRYKSLCPQTWPNYHGSAKDGVQILVCTLGFEHEEYRMGNTKLFIRFPKTLFDTEDAFQMKKHDIAAIIQSKWKCILARRRYLRLKKAAIVFQKNIRRWIAIREAERRRKAVITIRRFIKGFITRNGPPTEINVAFIELAKSQWLIKLSKKLPAGVLNNYWPPCPYSCREASEHLRVIYKKWKARNYRLALSKEEKEQFELKILAESLFKGKKKSYAKSLGPRFQIDRLGADHKALRQSFISNILPRDETIKYATPVIKYDRHGYKPRERVLILTENAVYILDTLKTFKLKHRLPYKSIEELVVTGESDNLLIVRIPPELKKDKGDLILEVPHIIEALTKAIDITNNLNILKIVHTESVSHKLVSGKEGVIEFKTGTTPAISKNRQSGHLLVVNTNSAA; this comes from the exons ATGGG cgAGGAAGGTGCGGTCGCCGACACTGGGGGCGGTGTGAGCGATTCCGGCAGCAGACCGGAAGTCCTCAAGAGCAGCCACGAGGTACGCAGGAAGATGGAGCGTGGTCTGCACGAGCGGGACCGCGTCGGCGTCCAGGACTTCGTCCTCCTCGAGGACTTTCAGAGCGAGGCGGCGTTCATCGATAATTTGCGGAAACGCTTCAACGAAGATCTAATTTAC ACGTACATCGGTCAAGTACTCGTTTCCGTAAATCCTTATAAGAAGTTGCCGATCTACGATCCAGCAACGATCCAGTACTATCATGGACGGAATTTCTTCGAGGCTCCTCCGCACAT TTTCGCTCTGGCAGACACCGCGTATCAATCTTTGTCGAAGGAGAACTTGGATCAATGTATTCTCATCTCAG GCGAATCCGGTTCGGGGAAGACCGAGGCTTCGAAGAAGGTCCTCGAATTTATCGCGGCCGCTACGGGTCACAAGAAGCAAGTGGAGGAAGTAAACGATAAATTGATCGGTAGCAATCCCGTgctcgaagcgttcggaaacgCGAAAACTAATCGCAATGATAACTCGTCCCGTTTCGGCAAGTACATGGATATCCAATTTAATTTCCAG GGAGATCCAATCGGTGGAAACATACTGAATTACCTGCTCGAGAAGTCGCGAGTCGTGCATCAATTCACGGGAGAGaggaattttcatattttctatcAAATGCTCGCCGGAGCCAGCGATGAAACGCTCATGAAACTGTTCCTCAAGAGAAATTTGGACACCTATTATTACCTCTCGAACGGA ACGAAGGGCACTGTGGACAGCATCGATGATGGCAGCCAGTACAAGGAGGTGATAAAGGCAATGAAGACTATGGAGATGAACCAACAAGAACAAGATGATTTATTTTCCATAGTCGCCTCTGTATTGCATTTGGGAAACGTTGGTTTCACCGAGGAGGATGGCATCGCTCAGATTTTGAAGCCTGGCTCTGTAGAAGCTGTTGCCACT TTACTGGGATGCGACGTGAAACAATTAGCGGATGCGTTTACACACCGCACAATAGACGCCCGCGGCGACGTGGTCGTATCCCCGTTGAACAGGGAGCTGGCAATTTATGCACGCGATGCACTGGCCAAAGCCGTATACGACAGACTGTTCACGTGGCTCGTGACCAGGTTGAATAAATCATTGCAACCGGTCCGTGATCCTCCGCGCAAGATGGTCATAGGAATCCTGGATATATATGGGTTTGAAATCTTCCAAAAGAACAG CTTCGAGCAGTTCTGTATAAATTATTGTAACGAGAAGTTGCAACAGTTGTTCATTCAACTGACGCTGAAGTCCGAGCAGGAGGAGTACTTGCGGGAGGGCATCGCCTGGGAGAATGTTCAATATTTCAACAACAAAGTGATTTGCGACCTGATCGAGGAGAAGCACAAAG GTATAATATCGTTGATGGACGAGGAGTGTCTTCGTCCCGGTGATCCAACTGACCTAAGCTTTCTGGAAAAGTTGAACGTCAATCTGAATAATCATCCTCACTACATAAGCCACATGAAGGCGGACCTGCAGACCCAGAAGCTTATGGGGCGAGAC GAATTCAGATTAGTGCATTACGCTGGCGACGTAACGTACAATGTCCGAGGATTTCTTGAGAAGAACAATGACCTGCTGTTCAGAGATTTGCGCGAAGTAATGTCGCACACAACCAATTCGATCACCAAG AACGTGTTTGATGTGAAAGACTTGACTAGCAAGAAGCGACCAGAGACGGCTATCACACAGTTTAAGAACAGTTTGAACAACCTTGTGGAGATCCTCATGGGCAAGGAACCTTCCTACATTCGTTGCATCAAACCTAATGACTATAAAACGCCCC ATCAATTCAACGATAAGATAGTACTGCATCAAGTGAAGTATCTGGGTCTTATGGAGAATTTACGAGTTAGGCGAGCTGGTTTTGCCTACAGGAGACCATACGAACAGTTCTTGCAACGTTACAAGTCTCTCTGTCCACAAACATGGCCCAATTATCATGGCTCAGCCAAAGATGGCGTCCAAATCCTCGTCTGTACCCTTGGATTTGAACATGAGGAATATCGGATGGGCAA CACAAAATTGTTCATTCGATTCCCCAAGACGTTATTCGACACAGAGGATGCCTTCCAGATGAAGAAACACGATATAGCTGCTATTATTCAGAGCAAATGGAAATGTATATTAGCGAGACGAAGATATTTGAGGTTGAAGAAGGCGGCCATCGTGTTCCAGAAGAATATTCGAAGATGGATTGCGATACGCGAGGCTGAAAGAAGACGAAAAGCAGTTATTACCATTCGAAG GTTTATCAAAGGATTCATCACGCGAAATGGACCACCGACTGAAATTAACGTGGCGTTCATTGAATTGGCAAAGTCGCAGTGGTTGATCAAGCTCTCTAAGAAACTTCCTGCTGGCGTTTTGAATAACTATTGGCCACCGTGTCCTTACTCCTGTCGAGAA GCCTCCGAACACCTACGagttatttacaaaaaatggaAAGCGCGTAATTACAGACTGGCCTTGTCCAAGGAAGAAAAGGAGCAGttcgaattgaaaattttgGCAGAATCTCTGTtcaaagggaaaaagaaatcgtACGCGAAGAGTTTGGGACCGAGATTCCAAATTGATCGGCTCGGCGCAGATCACAAAGCGCTCAGACAGAGTTTCATCAGCAATATTCTTCCCAGAGACGAAACTATAAAG TACGCGACTCCTGTTATTAAATACGATCGACATGGATACAAGCCACGTGAAAGGGTTCTAATTTTAACGGAGAACGCAGTATATATTTTGGACACATTGAAAACGTTTAAACTTAAGCACAGACTACCTTACAAGTCCATAGAAGAATTGGTGGTCACTGGAGAATCGGATAATTTACTGATTGTCAGGATACCGCCTGAGTTGAAGAAAGACAAG GGAGATTTAATATTGGAAGTACCACACATAATAGAAGCACTAACGAAAGCAATTGACATCACTAACAATCTAAATATCCTTAAAATTGTGCACACGGAATC GGTTTCACACAAACTAGTCAGCGGTAAGGAAGGCGTAATCGAGTTCAAAACGGGTACAACACCAGCCATCAGTAAAAACAGACAAAGCGGACACTTGCTGGTGGTAAATACAAACTCTGCAGCATGA